Proteins co-encoded in one Micropterus dolomieu isolate WLL.071019.BEF.003 ecotype Adirondacks linkage group LG19, ASM2129224v1, whole genome shotgun sequence genomic window:
- the LOC123957783 gene encoding tectonic-1-like isoform X1, whose product MASYSTSNLFCSFIFFTAVTTKENTTSYSLTGLGEQNVTYNVTDYFTTTQTTEFDSAATPLHSSTEKAVEPSLPPEPLPVTGRLLTPVTSVDRLCSCDEHKDVCDINCCCDRECSEEVALFTGCSVDTVSGNKQLCSRDVASYSLGSAIDGYSELQSSVQKETNYDIFCIQSQNRVDGVSHPSPSLPTDSNFDSLFKQFTSFIFGSEVNSGPVSTAELQASSGYRYGDVMGTAGASGQRGTFWLPAPSFTADCMDTSPAAFLKDQSSRCSRRVVLEQDCSTLLALSIDTYTNIQLFAGKNKDAAEVVPVEVDSVVLQSVDGTQTELQISGGENLTPILLNQVLCANVVLKVVFVIKYNPAGEIVNVTVSLVLGFVREAALPLEQEFQITFVQEDGEVAVQYSGNPGYVFGRPLVSGTKRADGIARSTGPRDTLSLLHSAEDQDCLQGPHRRSPVQFGLDSVAGCTLRLEDAVNCSLVFQVLLDVLRGPNYPQYVASFGNSPLDYPLDWVPIKNNFSPQFVRQKEAVKVKKDAQSCSIPLSLHLDIEWTTYGSLVNPQPQIVSIKEVIQTNTSSLALLPGGSSILSIRSSVTFIPVSAAALPGYRATPTINAQLPFDFFFPFV is encoded by the exons ATGGCGTCCTACTCCACTTCAAACCTCTTCTGTTCATTTATCTTCTTTACTGCCGTCACgacaaaagaaaatacaacaagCTACAGCTTGACTGGGTTGGGCGAGCAGAACGTCACATATAACGTTACTGACTATTTTACAACTACACAGACGACAGAGTTTGACTCCGCTGCAACACCGCtccacagcagcacagagaagGCCGTTGAACCGAGCCTCCCCCCCGAGCCGCTGCCCGTCACCGGCCGCCTGCTCACCCCCGTCACCAGCG ttgaCAGGTTGTGTTCCTGTGACGAGCACAAGGATGTGTGTGACATCAACTGCTGCTGTGACAGAGAGTGTAGTGAGGAGGTGGCTCTGTTCACTGGCTGCTCAGTGGACACTGTCAG TGGCAACAAGCAGCTGTGCAGCCGTGATGTAGCATCCTACTCTTTAGGGAGTGCAATAGATGGCTACTCAGAGCTACAGTCGTCTGTCCAGAAGGAGACTAATTATGACATCTTTTGCATTCAGTCACAGAACC GTGTTGATGGAGTATCTCATCCCTCACCCTCTCTTCCAACCGACAGCAACTTTGATTCACTCTTCAAACAATTTACCAGCTTTATTTTTGGCTCAGAGGTGAACAGTGGTCCGGTGTCCACTGCAGAGCTCCAGGCCTCGTCTGGATACCGG TATGGGGATGTGATGGGGACAGCAGGAGCCAGTGGACAGAGAGGGACGTTCTGGTTGCCAGCTCCTAGTTTCACTGCTGACTGTATGGACACAAGTCCTGCAG CGTTCCTAAAGGATCAGAGCAGTCGGTGTTCTCGGCGCGTGGTCCTGGAGCAGGACTGCAGCACTCTACTGGCCCTCAGCATAGACACCTACACGAACATTCAGCTATTTGCT GGGAAGAATAAAGATGCAGCA GAGGTTGTTCCTGTGGAAGTGGACTCGGTTGTCCTGCAGTCTGTAGATGGGACTCAGACTGAGCTACAGATAAGTGGTGGAGAAAACCTCACCCCTATTCTCCTGAACCAGGTCCTCTGTGCTaatgtggtgttgaag GTTGTCTTTGTGATTAAGTACAACCCAGCTGGGGAGATAGTGAATGTGACGGTGTCTCTGGTGCTTGGGTTTGTTCGTGAAGCTGCGCTGCCCCTGGAACAGGAGTTTCAGATCACATTTGTCCAG GAGGACGGGGAGGTAGCTGTCCAATACAGTGGAAATCCAGGTTATGTGTTTGGACGACCTCTTGTGTCTGGAACAAAAAGAGCAGA TGGGATTGCTAGAAGCACAGGCCCCAGAGACACACTGTCTCTTCTCCACAGTGCTGAGGACCAAGACTGTTTGCAGGGACCACATAGGCGCTCCCCTGTCCAGTTTGGTCTGGACTCTGTGGCTGGCTGCACATTAAG ACTGGAGGATGCTGTCAACTGCTCCCTGGTCTTTCAGGTGCTTCTCGATGTTCTGAGAGGACCAAACTATCCCCAGTATGTGGCTTCCTTTGGAAACTCCCCGTTAGACTATCCACTGGACTGGGTGCCAATCAAGAACAACTTCAGTCCCCAG TTTGTGAGACAAAAGGAGGCTGTTAAAGTcaagaag GATGCACAGAGTTGCAGCATCCCATTGTCACTTCACTTAGATATTGAATGGACTACATATGGATCTTTGGTGAACCCCCAACCTCAGATTGTGAGCATCAAAGAAGTAATCCAAACCAACACCAGCAGTTTG GCCCTGTTACCTGGAGGCAGCAGCATCCTGTCAATCAGGAGCTCAGTGACCTTCATACCAGTTTCTGCTGCCGCTCTTCCTGGTTACAGAGCCACGCCCACCATCAACGCCCAGCTGCCCTTTGactttttcttcccttttgtCTGA
- the LOC123957783 gene encoding tectonic-1-like isoform X3, which produces MASYSTSNLFCSFIFFTAVTTKENTTSYSLTGLGEQNVTYNVTDYFTTTQTTEFDSAATPLHSSTEKAVEPSLPPEPLPVTGRLLTPVTSVDRLCSCDEHKDVCDINCCCDRECSEEVALFTGCSVDTVSGNKQLCSRDVASYSLGSAIDGYSELQSSVQKETNYDIFCIQSQNRVDGVSHPSPSLPTDSNFDSLFKQFTSFIFGSEVNSGPVSTAELQASSGYRYGDVMGTAGASGQRGTFWLPAPSFTADCMDTSPAAFLKDQSSRCSRRVVLEQDCSTLLALSIDTYTNIQLFAGKNKDAAEVVPVEVDSVVLQSVDGTQTELQISGGENLTPILLNQVLCANVVLKVVFVIKYNPAGEIVNVTVSLVLGFVREAALPLEQEFQITFVQEDGEVAVQYSGNPGYVFGRPLVSGTKRADGIARSTGPRDTLSLLHSAEDQDCLQGPHRRSPVQFGLDSVAGCTLRLEDAVNCSLVFQVLLDVLRGPNYPQYVASFGNSPLDYPLDWVPIKNNFSPQDAQSCSIPLSLHLDIEWTTYGSLVNPQPQIVSIKEVIQTNTSSLALLPGGSSILSIRSSVTFIPVSAAALPGYRATPTINAQLPFDFFFPFV; this is translated from the exons ATGGCGTCCTACTCCACTTCAAACCTCTTCTGTTCATTTATCTTCTTTACTGCCGTCACgacaaaagaaaatacaacaagCTACAGCTTGACTGGGTTGGGCGAGCAGAACGTCACATATAACGTTACTGACTATTTTACAACTACACAGACGACAGAGTTTGACTCCGCTGCAACACCGCtccacagcagcacagagaagGCCGTTGAACCGAGCCTCCCCCCCGAGCCGCTGCCCGTCACCGGCCGCCTGCTCACCCCCGTCACCAGCG ttgaCAGGTTGTGTTCCTGTGACGAGCACAAGGATGTGTGTGACATCAACTGCTGCTGTGACAGAGAGTGTAGTGAGGAGGTGGCTCTGTTCACTGGCTGCTCAGTGGACACTGTCAG TGGCAACAAGCAGCTGTGCAGCCGTGATGTAGCATCCTACTCTTTAGGGAGTGCAATAGATGGCTACTCAGAGCTACAGTCGTCTGTCCAGAAGGAGACTAATTATGACATCTTTTGCATTCAGTCACAGAACC GTGTTGATGGAGTATCTCATCCCTCACCCTCTCTTCCAACCGACAGCAACTTTGATTCACTCTTCAAACAATTTACCAGCTTTATTTTTGGCTCAGAGGTGAACAGTGGTCCGGTGTCCACTGCAGAGCTCCAGGCCTCGTCTGGATACCGG TATGGGGATGTGATGGGGACAGCAGGAGCCAGTGGACAGAGAGGGACGTTCTGGTTGCCAGCTCCTAGTTTCACTGCTGACTGTATGGACACAAGTCCTGCAG CGTTCCTAAAGGATCAGAGCAGTCGGTGTTCTCGGCGCGTGGTCCTGGAGCAGGACTGCAGCACTCTACTGGCCCTCAGCATAGACACCTACACGAACATTCAGCTATTTGCT GGGAAGAATAAAGATGCAGCA GAGGTTGTTCCTGTGGAAGTGGACTCGGTTGTCCTGCAGTCTGTAGATGGGACTCAGACTGAGCTACAGATAAGTGGTGGAGAAAACCTCACCCCTATTCTCCTGAACCAGGTCCTCTGTGCTaatgtggtgttgaag GTTGTCTTTGTGATTAAGTACAACCCAGCTGGGGAGATAGTGAATGTGACGGTGTCTCTGGTGCTTGGGTTTGTTCGTGAAGCTGCGCTGCCCCTGGAACAGGAGTTTCAGATCACATTTGTCCAG GAGGACGGGGAGGTAGCTGTCCAATACAGTGGAAATCCAGGTTATGTGTTTGGACGACCTCTTGTGTCTGGAACAAAAAGAGCAGA TGGGATTGCTAGAAGCACAGGCCCCAGAGACACACTGTCTCTTCTCCACAGTGCTGAGGACCAAGACTGTTTGCAGGGACCACATAGGCGCTCCCCTGTCCAGTTTGGTCTGGACTCTGTGGCTGGCTGCACATTAAG ACTGGAGGATGCTGTCAACTGCTCCCTGGTCTTTCAGGTGCTTCTCGATGTTCTGAGAGGACCAAACTATCCCCAGTATGTGGCTTCCTTTGGAAACTCCCCGTTAGACTATCCACTGGACTGGGTGCCAATCAAGAACAACTTCAGTCCCCAG GATGCACAGAGTTGCAGCATCCCATTGTCACTTCACTTAGATATTGAATGGACTACATATGGATCTTTGGTGAACCCCCAACCTCAGATTGTGAGCATCAAAGAAGTAATCCAAACCAACACCAGCAGTTTG GCCCTGTTACCTGGAGGCAGCAGCATCCTGTCAATCAGGAGCTCAGTGACCTTCATACCAGTTTCTGCTGCCGCTCTTCCTGGTTACAGAGCCACGCCCACCATCAACGCCCAGCTGCCCTTTGactttttcttcccttttgtCTGA
- the LOC123957783 gene encoding tectonic-1-like isoform X2 yields the protein MASYSTSNLFCSFIFFTAVTTKENTTSYSLTGLGEQNVTYNVTDYFTTTQTTEFDSAATPLHSSTEKAVEPSLPPEPLPVTGRLLTPVTSVDRLCSCDEHKDVCDINCCCDRECSEEVALFTGCSVDTVSGNKQLCSRDVASYSLGSAIDGYSELQSSVQKETNYDIFCIQSQNRVDGVSHPSPSLPTDSNFDSLFKQFTSFIFGSEVNSGPVSTAELQASSGYRYGDVMGTAGASGQRGTFWLPAPSFTADCMDTSPAAFLKDQSSRCSRRVVLEQDCSTLLALSIDTYTNIQLFAGKNKDAAVVPVEVDSVVLQSVDGTQTELQISGGENLTPILLNQVLCANVVLKVVFVIKYNPAGEIVNVTVSLVLGFVREAALPLEQEFQITFVQEDGEVAVQYSGNPGYVFGRPLVSGTKRADGIARSTGPRDTLSLLHSAEDQDCLQGPHRRSPVQFGLDSVAGCTLRLEDAVNCSLVFQVLLDVLRGPNYPQYVASFGNSPLDYPLDWVPIKNNFSPQFVRQKEAVKVKKDAQSCSIPLSLHLDIEWTTYGSLVNPQPQIVSIKEVIQTNTSSLALLPGGSSILSIRSSVTFIPVSAAALPGYRATPTINAQLPFDFFFPFV from the exons ATGGCGTCCTACTCCACTTCAAACCTCTTCTGTTCATTTATCTTCTTTACTGCCGTCACgacaaaagaaaatacaacaagCTACAGCTTGACTGGGTTGGGCGAGCAGAACGTCACATATAACGTTACTGACTATTTTACAACTACACAGACGACAGAGTTTGACTCCGCTGCAACACCGCtccacagcagcacagagaagGCCGTTGAACCGAGCCTCCCCCCCGAGCCGCTGCCCGTCACCGGCCGCCTGCTCACCCCCGTCACCAGCG ttgaCAGGTTGTGTTCCTGTGACGAGCACAAGGATGTGTGTGACATCAACTGCTGCTGTGACAGAGAGTGTAGTGAGGAGGTGGCTCTGTTCACTGGCTGCTCAGTGGACACTGTCAG TGGCAACAAGCAGCTGTGCAGCCGTGATGTAGCATCCTACTCTTTAGGGAGTGCAATAGATGGCTACTCAGAGCTACAGTCGTCTGTCCAGAAGGAGACTAATTATGACATCTTTTGCATTCAGTCACAGAACC GTGTTGATGGAGTATCTCATCCCTCACCCTCTCTTCCAACCGACAGCAACTTTGATTCACTCTTCAAACAATTTACCAGCTTTATTTTTGGCTCAGAGGTGAACAGTGGTCCGGTGTCCACTGCAGAGCTCCAGGCCTCGTCTGGATACCGG TATGGGGATGTGATGGGGACAGCAGGAGCCAGTGGACAGAGAGGGACGTTCTGGTTGCCAGCTCCTAGTTTCACTGCTGACTGTATGGACACAAGTCCTGCAG CGTTCCTAAAGGATCAGAGCAGTCGGTGTTCTCGGCGCGTGGTCCTGGAGCAGGACTGCAGCACTCTACTGGCCCTCAGCATAGACACCTACACGAACATTCAGCTATTTGCT GGGAAGAATAAAGATGCAGCA GTTGTTCCTGTGGAAGTGGACTCGGTTGTCCTGCAGTCTGTAGATGGGACTCAGACTGAGCTACAGATAAGTGGTGGAGAAAACCTCACCCCTATTCTCCTGAACCAGGTCCTCTGTGCTaatgtggtgttgaag GTTGTCTTTGTGATTAAGTACAACCCAGCTGGGGAGATAGTGAATGTGACGGTGTCTCTGGTGCTTGGGTTTGTTCGTGAAGCTGCGCTGCCCCTGGAACAGGAGTTTCAGATCACATTTGTCCAG GAGGACGGGGAGGTAGCTGTCCAATACAGTGGAAATCCAGGTTATGTGTTTGGACGACCTCTTGTGTCTGGAACAAAAAGAGCAGA TGGGATTGCTAGAAGCACAGGCCCCAGAGACACACTGTCTCTTCTCCACAGTGCTGAGGACCAAGACTGTTTGCAGGGACCACATAGGCGCTCCCCTGTCCAGTTTGGTCTGGACTCTGTGGCTGGCTGCACATTAAG ACTGGAGGATGCTGTCAACTGCTCCCTGGTCTTTCAGGTGCTTCTCGATGTTCTGAGAGGACCAAACTATCCCCAGTATGTGGCTTCCTTTGGAAACTCCCCGTTAGACTATCCACTGGACTGGGTGCCAATCAAGAACAACTTCAGTCCCCAG TTTGTGAGACAAAAGGAGGCTGTTAAAGTcaagaag GATGCACAGAGTTGCAGCATCCCATTGTCACTTCACTTAGATATTGAATGGACTACATATGGATCTTTGGTGAACCCCCAACCTCAGATTGTGAGCATCAAAGAAGTAATCCAAACCAACACCAGCAGTTTG GCCCTGTTACCTGGAGGCAGCAGCATCCTGTCAATCAGGAGCTCAGTGACCTTCATACCAGTTTCTGCTGCCGCTCTTCCTGGTTACAGAGCCACGCCCACCATCAACGCCCAGCTGCCCTTTGactttttcttcccttttgtCTGA
- the LOC123957783 gene encoding tectonic-1-like isoform X4: MASYSTSNLFCSFIFFTAVTTKENTTSYSLTGLGEQNVTYNVTDYFTTTQTTEFDSAATPLHSSTEKAVEPSLPPEPLPVTGRLLTPVTSVDRLCSCDEHKDVCDINCCCDRECSEEVALFTGCSVDTVSGNKQLCSRDVASYSLGSAIDGYSELQSSVQKETNYDIFCIQSQNRVDGVSHPSPSLPTDSNFDSLFKQFTSFIFGSEVNSGPVSTAELQASSGYRYGDVMGTAGASGQRGTFWLPAPSFTADCMDTSPAAFLKDQSSRCSRRVVLEQDCSTLLALSIDTYTNIQLFAGKNKDAAVVPVEVDSVVLQSVDGTQTELQISGGENLTPILLNQVLCANVVLKVVFVIKYNPAGEIVNVTVSLVLGFVREAALPLEQEFQITFVQEDGEVAVQYSGNPGYVFGRPLVSGTKRADGIARSTGPRDTLSLLHSAEDQDCLQGPHRRSPVQFGLDSVAGCTLRLEDAVNCSLVFQVLLDVLRGPNYPQYVASFGNSPLDYPLDWVPIKNNFSPQDAQSCSIPLSLHLDIEWTTYGSLVNPQPQIVSIKEVIQTNTSSLALLPGGSSILSIRSSVTFIPVSAAALPGYRATPTINAQLPFDFFFPFV; the protein is encoded by the exons ATGGCGTCCTACTCCACTTCAAACCTCTTCTGTTCATTTATCTTCTTTACTGCCGTCACgacaaaagaaaatacaacaagCTACAGCTTGACTGGGTTGGGCGAGCAGAACGTCACATATAACGTTACTGACTATTTTACAACTACACAGACGACAGAGTTTGACTCCGCTGCAACACCGCtccacagcagcacagagaagGCCGTTGAACCGAGCCTCCCCCCCGAGCCGCTGCCCGTCACCGGCCGCCTGCTCACCCCCGTCACCAGCG ttgaCAGGTTGTGTTCCTGTGACGAGCACAAGGATGTGTGTGACATCAACTGCTGCTGTGACAGAGAGTGTAGTGAGGAGGTGGCTCTGTTCACTGGCTGCTCAGTGGACACTGTCAG TGGCAACAAGCAGCTGTGCAGCCGTGATGTAGCATCCTACTCTTTAGGGAGTGCAATAGATGGCTACTCAGAGCTACAGTCGTCTGTCCAGAAGGAGACTAATTATGACATCTTTTGCATTCAGTCACAGAACC GTGTTGATGGAGTATCTCATCCCTCACCCTCTCTTCCAACCGACAGCAACTTTGATTCACTCTTCAAACAATTTACCAGCTTTATTTTTGGCTCAGAGGTGAACAGTGGTCCGGTGTCCACTGCAGAGCTCCAGGCCTCGTCTGGATACCGG TATGGGGATGTGATGGGGACAGCAGGAGCCAGTGGACAGAGAGGGACGTTCTGGTTGCCAGCTCCTAGTTTCACTGCTGACTGTATGGACACAAGTCCTGCAG CGTTCCTAAAGGATCAGAGCAGTCGGTGTTCTCGGCGCGTGGTCCTGGAGCAGGACTGCAGCACTCTACTGGCCCTCAGCATAGACACCTACACGAACATTCAGCTATTTGCT GGGAAGAATAAAGATGCAGCA GTTGTTCCTGTGGAAGTGGACTCGGTTGTCCTGCAGTCTGTAGATGGGACTCAGACTGAGCTACAGATAAGTGGTGGAGAAAACCTCACCCCTATTCTCCTGAACCAGGTCCTCTGTGCTaatgtggtgttgaag GTTGTCTTTGTGATTAAGTACAACCCAGCTGGGGAGATAGTGAATGTGACGGTGTCTCTGGTGCTTGGGTTTGTTCGTGAAGCTGCGCTGCCCCTGGAACAGGAGTTTCAGATCACATTTGTCCAG GAGGACGGGGAGGTAGCTGTCCAATACAGTGGAAATCCAGGTTATGTGTTTGGACGACCTCTTGTGTCTGGAACAAAAAGAGCAGA TGGGATTGCTAGAAGCACAGGCCCCAGAGACACACTGTCTCTTCTCCACAGTGCTGAGGACCAAGACTGTTTGCAGGGACCACATAGGCGCTCCCCTGTCCAGTTTGGTCTGGACTCTGTGGCTGGCTGCACATTAAG ACTGGAGGATGCTGTCAACTGCTCCCTGGTCTTTCAGGTGCTTCTCGATGTTCTGAGAGGACCAAACTATCCCCAGTATGTGGCTTCCTTTGGAAACTCCCCGTTAGACTATCCACTGGACTGGGTGCCAATCAAGAACAACTTCAGTCCCCAG GATGCACAGAGTTGCAGCATCCCATTGTCACTTCACTTAGATATTGAATGGACTACATATGGATCTTTGGTGAACCCCCAACCTCAGATTGTGAGCATCAAAGAAGTAATCCAAACCAACACCAGCAGTTTG GCCCTGTTACCTGGAGGCAGCAGCATCCTGTCAATCAGGAGCTCAGTGACCTTCATACCAGTTTCTGCTGCCGCTCTTCCTGGTTACAGAGCCACGCCCACCATCAACGCCCAGCTGCCCTTTGactttttcttcccttttgtCTGA
- the hvcn1 gene encoding voltage-gated hydrogen channel 1: MARYLKYFTTVGDEHAVQLEEEELYVASEELSPATGQFPTTLTFRDSLQRLYRSDRFQVLVVCLVILDAIFVLAELLIDLSVIQLEHGHIAPEVFHYLSLAVLTFFMVELAGKLFAYRLEFFQHKFEIFDGLVVVLSFVLDIVYIFHEDAFDGVGLLILLRLWRVARIINGILVSVKTRAHQKIHKLKESYDHLVQRVTELQERSDKLEQENQKLQALLKKHDIDF, translated from the exons ATGGCTCGGTACCTGAAGTATTTCACCACTGTGGGTGATGAGCATGCAGTCCagttggaggaggaagagctgtATGTGGCCAGCGAGGAGCTGAGTCCGGCCACAGGCCAGTTTCCAACAACACTGACCTTCAGGGATTCACTGCAAAGGCTCTACAGGTCCGATCGGTTCCAG GTGTTGGTGGTGTGTTTAGTAATCCTGGATGCCATCTTTGTTCTGGCGGAGCTGCTTATAGATCTGTCCGTTATCCAGTTGGAACATGGCCACATTGCTCCTGAG GTGTTTCACTatctgagtttggctgttctcacattcttcatGGTGGAGCTGGCTGGTAAGCTCTTTGCTTACCGCCTGGAGTTCTTTCAGCACAAGTTTGAGATATTTGATGGTTTGGTGGTGGTACTTTCCTTTGTGTTGGACATTGTCTACATCTTCCATGAGGACGCCTTTGATGGGGTGGGTCTCCTGATCCTGCTGCGACTCTGGAGGGTGGCCAGGATTATCAACG GTATCCTGGTGTCTGTGAAGACACGTGCACACCAAAAGATCCACAAGTTGAAGGAGAGCTATGACCACCTCGTTCAAAGAGTCACAGAGCTGCAGGAGCGCAGTGATAAACTG GAACAAGAGAACCAGAAGCTTCAGGCCCTCCTGAAGAAGCACGACATAGACTTCTAA